The sequence below is a genomic window from Lolium perenne isolate Kyuss_39 chromosome 4, Kyuss_2.0, whole genome shotgun sequence.
cggaattggacgaaacaaaagccaaagttcctatttttcccaaCGTGAAGACGGAGTTGAAAGCATAGACGAAGGAGggcgccgaggcggccacaccatacctaggcgcggcccagcccctggccgcgcctaggggtggtgtggggccctccggCGCCCACCGACGTcaaccttccgcctataagatgcCTCCCGACGCGAAAACCCGAAATCAaccagcctccatccacgaaaagttctgtaaCTCCACCGCCATTGAAGACAagtttcaggggacagaagtctctattccggcaccctgtcgggacagggaattgcccccggagccatctccatcgactccaccgccatcttcatcgttgttgctgactcctatgatgaggagggagtagttctcccccgaggttgagggctttaccggtagctatgtggtttatctctctcccatgatatgatctttatgtgatcatgagctttgcaatctagttgaataagtagatgttattattcaactattatgctacgcaagtggttttattatgtgatctccggagacaccttgttccacggtgtgaaggtgatagtgtgcataccGTGTATGtctcttaagcttaatttacagaaatacttgtgaattgtggtgtcttgttagtactatctttgtattctcaaagtgatagcgtggagcgtccatagattgggaacggaactttaaggagtgcttatGCAGACCTACGCGGTGAATttgtgttcgttatccaaccgtagagtggttcagagtaacATGTGTGAAGAGAtaatatttatgtattcaattatgatatcattgttgagagtgtccactggtgaaagtatgatccctagaccttgtttccaagcattgaaacaccgtttacaacaagatatgtttgcttgctgccatttttatttcggattgcaattaccactcataatcatccatactacttgtatttcactatctcttcgccaaactagtgcacctatactcctgacaagtgtattgggtgtgtaggGAACATAAGAGACtttttgtatcgtaattgcagggttgtttgagagagatatctttgacctctacctccctgagttggaTAAACCTTGGGTTATCCACTTAAGGgggaacttgctgttgttctacaaacctctgcacttggaggcccaacactgtctacaaaaatAGAAGCGTGCATATACATCAGTGACACTTATGATATTTTGGTCCTTGTTCTAAGAACTATTTTCCTTTGGCcactcacatcctctggctactaagccatctagttgctggtgagtgctcgaagttatttcctttagattctgcaattatatctttttgtttcttgtttttattttcactagttaggcttaatggaaaataacaaaaataCTAGAGagatttatagtatttatcttgagttaggacatgaggtgtttgaagagaaaattacaaatctttgaaactttatttgcatgttaATATCAATGTTACTGGTATGAATTCTTTAAACACcattatggaaaagtctaagcttgaggaagctagtttttatgaaaatgatctttttagttccccagctttagaggaggaaatttctatggtgatactatgcctccaatatatgataattacaatgatgATTAAGTTATTTTCAgttcacctactattgaggagaaaattaattatgattacaatatttcCTATGTGCGGACCTCCTCACTTGTACGGGAACCCCCATCAACTCGTAGTGGGTATGATCCATATCTTTCCCATgatcatcctctataatcatgttatgcatgatgacaCAAGCGGTAATGATATACCAAAGGCACTCTTGGTCCCAAAATCTAGCCGACCCTCTCACAAAGGCAAATTGAACTTGCAAAAACCCAAatgctctctctacatctttcctagCCGCCGCTCGTGCATTGTGAAATTGGGTTTGCTTCTTACCTCGTGGTTGAATAACcggcttcacaaatgtttgccaccttggaGAAGGCGCGGGCGAGACGGGGAGAAGCGCCAGCCTTGTGCCCGTCGGTGGCGACGGCGCCCGGTCGGTACAGCGTGGCAGAGCGGCCGGTACTGCTGGCAGGAGGGACGGGCGAGGTGGATCTATGGCGCGGCGGCGAGCAATAGCGGGTCTGGCGGCGAAATCGGAGGCAGCGGGATTTCGCGGCAGTGGCGCGATGGGGAATGGAGGGCGCGGGCACGGGGGAGgggcgtggggggggggggggggattttcCAGCCGTTGGGTATTCGCGCGTGCGCTGAGCGATGCCACGCGTTGTAGCCGCCGCGTCACATTTGGCACTCGGGATTGTACGAAAAGCCGCGCGCCCCAATTTTTTTTACAGCGCCGCGCCGTATACTGTACCTGCTAGAGGATCAATTCCGGCTCCGCGCGCTGTAAATCGACGGTTTATATAGCGCGTCTATTGAAGAGGCTCTAAACATACTTTCCGAAGCATATATGTTTCGAAGAGTAGGAGTAGGAGATATATATCAGGAAGTAGGCAATGCACCAACCATATGAAAATGATGTACCGTGACGTGATGTGTGGATTACTTCTGCATGAAGGTTGTCGTGTGACATGATTGTTTTATTCCTAATAAAACATGGGTGGCCATGCGTGATCGCTTTCTTCCGATCGATATAGCTCTCCTCGGATGATCCTAATCTGATGGTGGGGCTTCGCAGATTCTGTATCTAGAACATTTGTTGGTGGTAACTACTGTGAGCGACTTTCTTGTCCAGGTGGGCTCCGGCTGTGGTGGACTGGATCTGGACCTTGCGCCGGCCGCACGCGTCACTCGGTCACGCATGTTTTCTGGGTCCAGAGTCCAGACGTGTGGCGCCGTGATTTTTATGTGTGGCCACCCTCATCTTTTGTGGAGAAAAGCCGATCGAGTACCAGAAAGTCTAGCTATCAAAAAAGGCTCGCTCAATCGATATGTACCAGTTGACATATTGGATATAAACCGTGCCACACTAACTTTGGACGAGGTGAACCGAAGAATATGGCACTTCTCTCTTTCCATACCTCCCAAGACACGAGCATGACATATTGGATATAAACCGTGCCACACTAACTTTGCACGTGTCTTCCGGAACCATCACTCCACCGAAACGATACTTTGGGTCTACGCCGGGGCGAAAGCGTTGGGTAATGTAATGCCGCGAGAGTAATACCCTTAGTTTGGGTCTTGGCATCGGTCTTGACCATGCTTGGTCTGTAACACTCTTAAAAACTTCTTCTCTATCAATGAAATGACAAatcttttgcctcgtttcaaaaaagaaaagaatatGGCATTTGGCAGCTGTGATATGTAGTAGTCTCCTACCCTACTACCGCTTCATTCGTTTGTAATTACTTCGTCTTTTAGGCAGTACGTGGGGAACCCAAGAGTATTTGAAAGCCCGGGCAAACTCCACATTTGTAAGACTTAAGATGCTAATTTTATTCAAATCATCAGGATAATGCACTGATACAAGGAAGCGCCCATTCAGCAAGCCCGGGCAAGTGCCCAGGCTGCAGGGATGCTGAATCCGCCTATGCTTTTAGGTATGGTCAAGCAGGCCACGGGGAAGTGAAAATCGGACAACAACGGCGGGCAAAATTGAGATGTGCCACGGTGATGAGAGAGTGTGCCGATGATATTCTATGATGTCGACATACGTAGTCAGTGTGCGTCAAAAGTAAGTTGTTTTACAATATAGTCCATCTATCCTAAAGTATGAGGCTTTCTTAAATTTCGCTAGTTCATAATTTATGATTTTTTAATGAAAGATAACTTATAACTTTCACTATAATTTACTTATAATATGCTCACAAAATTagtaaaaatttataaaaaatgaAAGATATTTGCAAGGCAAACACAACTGTTCCATTTATACATAGTGGTTATTGTATAAAATTATACTAAATCTGAACAAGTAATATAAAATGGAAAGGGAGGAAGCCGAGAAGTACGTTTCCACTCTCACGGAAACCAACAAGTACCCCAGCACCAGCACATATATAGTCCGTGCGTGTGCCAGTATATATTCTACTGTTAACTTTGCTACAGGCTTAAACTTTGTAGTTACAGGCGCGTAAAATATGATCGAGTGGTTGATTACGACGTTTCAGTGAAGCCGCCCACACGTGCGAGCGCCCATTTGGACGTGTCGTGCAGTGGCCAAGTCATTCATAAACAATTCCATATTCTGTGAAAGAGGTTAAACAATTGCAGATGGGAACTCATGCAGAAAAAATACAGTATAACGACAAAGCAAAGGGAAGCCGATTGTTCGTGTAAAAAGAAAAAAAGCAAGCCGATTGTTTgagattttttttcgataaagagaatatattaatatcaaaagatactaattatatccagcctctgcaacaacacaaTACTCTAATAACATTACGAATGCATACAactaaaaaaagagaaaaagaagataAGATCGCTGAAACCGAGCATACCTCGTGGATGTAGGTACGTAGGAGAACCCCCTTTAATAGCTGACAACAATAAACAATGTGTAACGACTAAGGCCAATTAGTTCTTCACAGGAAAAGGATAGCTGGACTGTTCCATGGGCTGAGACTGTTCACAAGGTTTCCTCTATATATAAATCCTTGATGCAGCAATATTCTGTTATCCCTGCTATTTTATGGCTCTGAAAGTTAGgataagcacaaggtgttcttctGGTTACACATTCATAATAGGCTAAATACTAGAGCTTTATTACAGAGGTAGAATTTCTTTATGAATGACTACACATCCATCATGTGTAATGAGTCACTACTTGAGACCAGGGATCATTTATTCTTCGTTGCCCCTTTGCAGTTAATTCGTTGTTGGAAATATATGTGCCCTCTTTGGAATCCCCTCCAGTTACAATGCAAGTAGAATACAAAGCTTCATACAGAGCATCAAGGTGTAGTTACAGAAACATTTCTTCAAGGAGATCATATTGCTTATATGCTGGTCTATCTGGACTATTCGGAATTATTTCATCTTCAAAGGAGTCACTCCCAGCATATATAGATGCAGGCGCAAATTCAAAGATAAATTTGCATCTACTACTTCACAAGGCCAAGCGTAAATCTTATATGCACTACGGGAACCCGCCGAGGGGCCGACGGCCggcagccgtcggcacaggcACACCGCCGTCGGCACAATATCGCCTCGGCACAGCCCCTgccgccgtcggcacagactCTGCCGTCGGCACAGCGTCCAGCCCGACGGTCAGACAACGCCGTCGGCACAGTAGCCGTCGGCACAGTCCGAGTGGGGCCCGCTGATCGTCTAACGGCCGTTAGGCCAGGAAGGgagttgtgccgacggccaagccgtcggcccagCTGCTGTGCTCGGACGGCCTGGAGCCGCCACGCGTCCACATCCCttttcctgtgccgacggccaagccgtcggcccagGTCCATCGGCCCAGCCGCGTCGCCAGGCGCTCCGCCAGCCCAGCTGCCGTTCCCTCTTCTATGCCGACGgcatagccgtcggcacagctccTGCCATTTGGCACGGctatgccgtcggcacagacttTACAATTTGGTTTCCCTCGCTTTTCCTGGTCCAGCACAGCAAGCACAGCAAATAATCATCACAAATGGCAGTAATATACATTGAAATGCATCACAAATGTAGCACAGCACataatcatcatcgtcatcatatCAAACGTAGCAACAACATCATCGTGATACAAATATGTGGCATGTAGCACACACGATCATCATACATCGTCAACACATGGCACACATGATCGACACACACCCGCTAGACACCTAGCTAAGGGGGAACTAAGATCAGGGGGTCCAACCAAGTTCCCTACTTGTAAATTTAGGCGTCCGGCCTTTGTCAAGGTAGACCGAAGTAGAACCATGGCCTGAACCATCGCCAGCAGGAGAAAAACCTGAAGCACCGGGAGAATGGCGGCCGGGGTGCATCGGTGTGCCCTCGCGCGACGAACCAGGAGAGGGTCGGTTCCGCGAACTTCCCGTGCCCTACATGTTTGACAAGAGTTAGCATCTTAGACATGCGAAAGGAAAGCGGTGAAAGCAGCTTAGACAATGGTTAGGCACAGGACTTACCGGAGTCCGTGCGTAGTATGTGGCCGCGAAAGCTTCCCTCGATGGGCACACTGGAGTCGGCCCCGGCCTAGCTGGCTCCTCGGCCGGAAGTGCGATCCTCTCTCCAGTCAAGAAGAACGTCCCGACCTTTGCAAGATAGTTTAGATGTCAAGCGCCGCAGATATAAAAAAAGGGGAGGTGGGACTTGTCATGTCTTCGAACCATAAAAGATTGGAACTTACACGACTCGTCGCCTCCTGGTACTCTTCCCAAGCCGCTCTCTTGAGGTCCCACTCTGCTACAACCGTCAAATACTTCTCATAAGCGGCCGCGTAGGCGGCCTCAAAGTGAGCCTACAATTTCCAAGAAAAGGAGTCATGTCAATTTAGCCATTCAGGGATGAATGTTGGAAAGAAGATGGAAATGAGAAAACTTACATCCGTACGACGGTGTCGAGGAGGCGCGACCGGTGGGTCGCCGGTGGTGAGGGTAGACCTGATCTGCGTGAGGGTCCTCTGCGGCTTGATCACCCCACTAAGAAGCTTCGTGCGGCCATGCTCCGCGCCGCTCCCCGCCACCATAATCGCCGTCAAGTCGGTCTCCTGCTcaataggatcatccacctcCGGATGAAGACCCTTGAACACCGAGCAGTACTTCTCCAACTCCTCTTCGGCATAGCCGAAGTACTCGGgcagcgagggctgaggctggctcagatcgggctgcttcagcttcatcttctgccaCCCTCCCACCTCGGTGAGAGGCTCCCCGAGTTCCGCCTCCTGCACAGCAAGATAAATGTTATGTGTATCAAGTAGTAATATGAGGGGAAATAaatgcaagttgttccatgtatatatgtaccttGTGCTTCCTGTAGCGCTCAGTCTTTGCGGCTTCCCGCACCGAGTGTTCCTCCATTGCCCGGTTTGCCTTGTTGCGCGCGCTCTTGGCGTTGAAGTCGGCGTCTTCGCCAACCCACCTCGCTACCAAGGCCTCAAATGCGTCTTCCTTATTCTCGCACCATAGGGGCATAACCTGAAAAaccaaaactcatttgaagaacacaTAATGCAATCCCAACTATGCAGCAACATAGAGTCTCATTGAATATTTACTTACCTTCAAGTAATCTTCCTTTGTCAGCTGAGGATCGTCCCTGATATTGTCAGCTTTCTTGACCCTCGTGCCCTGCTCAGCCTTGAAGTGCCCGATGCGGTGTATGCTTGATTGTACCACTGTTGCCTTGTCAACCTCTGACAAGCCCTAGTCAGTACCGCCCTCCCTTGCTCAACCATATCATCAGGCACCTTATAATGGGTCTGCAATCATGCATAAGAATAATTGTGAGAGAGACATGAGTTAGCATAGTGTGGTCATCAACTATGAAGTAAACTCGAGAAGCATGCTTTACCCAAAACTTGGTGTACACAGCGTCAGAAGCTGTCCCAAAGCCCGGGCAAGGAGCtgcctcatagtccgcccaagtctCGGCTAGCTTCTTCTCGCCGCCGGGGACCGGAGTGTAAAAGCCCGGCCAGTACTGCCTAATAAGAGCTCCAATCATGCTCGACGGCTGGCGAACCCCCTTGTCATATGTCCAATTGCTGCACAATAATCAAAACATTAGTATGCCAATCAGTTATGCAcaataatgaaaacattagtacatAGCAAAATGAATCTAAATGTTCAAAATTAAACTTACTCTTTTTCGTTCGGGATGATGAGGGCTTTCGCATCCTGGCTAGTAGGCTCCCTCCTCTCATCAGGGACTTGCGCTTCACCACGAATGCGCAACTTCTTCGGCGCCATCTCCctctccgcctcctcgtcctgcccctccacctccatctccacctccatctcccccTCAGTAGACTGTGTGTGAGCGGACTGGGAAGCCACGTCGCCAGAAGCAGAGGGTATGTCACCAAGGAAaggtccacctccacctcgtcctcgtcctccacctccacctcgtcctcgtcctccacctccgcctccgcctcgtcctccagctcgtcctccacctccacctcgtcctcggatgctgacataccatatggattgaatccatcggttgctatcgcaattctgacattccgagcatcATTTGCCTTATCAGGGTGTTTTGCATCGAAGTTCTGCCATGCTTTACCATCAGATGGGTGCCCCATGTTTAGTCGTCCCTCCGCGTCCTTGAATCTCAACCCGTTCTtatgccacgtcatctgtttggctgaCTCCTCGGACATGTAAAGCcgttggattctttttatgaacgggagataacgaagaatcttCACGGCGACTTTTGTCTGCACCTTCTCACCATTAGCTCTGGTTATCTCATGATACCTAGAGGACCCACACTTGCTACAATATTTGTCATCCGCAAactctttccaaaacaaaagacaGTTTTTGGGACAACAATCATACTTCACATAATCCATGCTGAGCGCTTTCAACATTTTCTTTGCTGCATACATGGTTTTAGGCAGACAATGGCCTTCGGGCAACATGTTACCAACTGTTACCAAATTTTTTTCAAAGCATGCACGGTCTTTGTCGAACTGGGCCTTGTCGGCTAGTACTTGCgcgatggcatcgagctgagaaatttttgcaccctcgtatagaggcctcttagccgcagccatcatatcatagaaggcctttgCGGTAGGCTCGGGTTCCTCCGGTTACGGCGGTTCCTCCGGTTACGGCGGTCCCTCCGGTTACGCGGTTCCTCCTGTTACGCGATTCGGCATGTAGGCATCGTGGAGATCATCTAGCAAGTATCTAATCCCATCGTCCTCATTGCCATCGATTCGCTGcctcatcacctcacctctgtcacgttaaATGCGAGCAAAGTCGACACACGTGACGTAATCAGGCATATACCCATTCAACCAAAGATGTTTAGTCATATCATCCTTTCCGTGACGATGACGCCTCTTGCAACGAGCGCAAGGGCGTCTTGGACGAACGCCTGACTTTGAACCACGCGCTAACTCCTTCACTAATAAATTGGTCTTCCATACCCACTCTTCTGTCATTTCAGTCGAACTAGCACGGCCACTGTACATCcacccattatcagccatcctctgcttgattgggagacaaacaacaaatagtaccatgaaattaaatgcatcatatttttatttattttaccgggcgaaacgcatgcatcaacctacatctctactaggtgggctcctagcagccgccggatccgtagttggctacgttctccatgctctaccccggtccaagtcagaatttcggcagcacctccccgctgctctcccgatacacgtctcggcaaaaaaccgagaggatgtgcatccggagaacaacggggaggcgccgccgaaatcctgactcggaccggagtagaacatggaaaacgtagacaactacgcatccgccgactgtcccgtaaatgccgcaagttacggttgaaaatatgccgaccactaatgcatatttatccgcgtaacgctcgcggacgggaagtgacacctaggttacgcaactttacttgaaaaatgaatctagtgatgtAAAAATATGGAGGAGGTGGagttttagctcaccctcggcgaTGTCGGCGACCGTCTCGAATCGCGTCAAGCAGCAGGGACCCGGGGTCGTCACGCCATCGGCCTAGTTTAGACAacaacaaattcaaattgttattTTCCTATTTTCAATTTTTCATTTCTATTTgctattttctattttccatCTTTGTTTCTATGTGCTATTTTCCATTTTTGTTTCTATTTGCTATTTTCAAATTGCAACAATTACTATTACTAAAATGAAAAATAAAATTACCTAGTGGCGGAGGGGGTTCCGGCGGCCGGGGGAGGAGGGGGCTGTCGGCGGCCGGGGAGGAGCGgcaggggaggcggcggcggacgaGCGGCAGGGGAGGCGGCCGGGGAGGAGCGGCAGGGAGGCGGCAGGGGAGGCGGCCGGGAGGAGCGgcaggggaggcggcggcggacgaGCGGCAGGGGAGGCGGCCGGGGAGGAGCGGCagaggaggcggcgcgggaggAGCGGCAGGGGAGGCGGTGGACGAGCggcagggaggcggcggcggacgaGCGGCAGcgcgcggcggcgggaggagcggCAGGGAGGCGGCGGACGAGCGCGCGCGGCGGGAGGAGCGGCAGGGAGGCGGCGGGGAGGAGCGgtaggggaggcggcggcggaggagcagGCGCGGCGGCGGCTGGGGCAGGAGGTGGCGGCGCGCGGGTTGGGTGGAGTGGAGGAGGATGGCACTGGCAGGAGGATGGCGCGCGAGTGGAGCCGGACCAGTTAAGCCTAACTAGCCGTCGGCAcacttttttttcatttttttttcttttttttatttctatttctatttctattttttttctttctatttttatttttctttttcttttttcctttttatttctttatttacttttgcagtggttgctaggacacatcatagacctaaaaccatttttccctccatttattgagcgaaggaaagtgtcgccccagttcaaatccggtcagtttccagcggattcggcggggcaccgcaggaagcgggtgggattcccagatggcttccgcgcgcatatggcatgtgataggtggtgcgtaggaggtatcctaccgctgcgcggaggtcccgcgcgatactgaaatgcgcaccatgtagctgcttcacaaaaaaaagcccttccggcaccccgaaaatggaaaaaccgtcgcccatggtttggattggaaatccgcgaccggggccttgcttcccatcctaaggcccacgcacgtgccaaatatggcctcgttccgacaaactatgtggtgaaacgggccgtttcctactcatttcccctaaaagccatagaactccggacgagatagccctgttcgtgaagggttctccaagataattgccgtatcccagttccgtcttttgcagtggttactaggacacataaaatgacgccacgcggctccgcgcgatttttttggctccgtttgctttgccaactgcgcaaaacggggccgccgggacatgcggtatggccgtaccgggcgcgcgcgtgcacccgtccgccaacgcgcgaaacggaaaacatttagcacataaaatgacgcgtcatagacctaaaaccatttttccctccatttattgaacgaaggaaagtgtcgccccagttcaaatccggtcagtttccagtagttcggcggggcaccgcagaagcgggtgggattcccagatggcttccgcgcgcatatggcatgtgataggtggtgcgtaggaggtatcctaccgctgcgcggaggtcccgcgcgatactgaaatgcgcaccatgtagctgcttcacaaaaaaaagcccttccggcaccccgaaaatggaaaaaccgtcgcccgtggttcggattggaaatccgcgaccggggccttgcttcccatcctaagtcccacgcacgtgccaaatatggcctcgttccgacaaactatgtggtgaaacgggccgtttcctactcatttcccctaaaagccatagaactccggacgagatagccctgttcgtgaagggttctccaagataattgccgtatcccagttccgtcttttgcagtggttactaggacacataaaatgacgccacgtggctccgcgcgattttttggctccgtttgctttgccaactgcgcaaaacggggccgccgggacatgcggtatggccgtaccgggcgcgcgcttgcacccgtccgccaacgcgcgaaacggaaaatatttagcaca
It includes:
- the LOC127347740 gene encoding uncharacterized protein, which codes for MEVEMEVEGQDEEAEREMAPKKLRIRGEAQVPDERREPTSQDAKALIIPNEKDNWTYDKGVRQPSSMIGALIRQYWPGFYTPVPGGEKKLAETWADYEAAPCPGFGTASDAVYTKPIIRCLMIWLSKGGRY